TAACATTATTTCTTGACCCCTTTAGATACACGTGTTACAATTTCTTGTGTTTATTTTATTATAATAATCAAAATATTCATAGAGATAAGGAGATAAATAATGCGAGTCTGTGACATTTGCGGAAAGGGTACTACGTTCGGTCATAATGTAAGTCATTCGAACAGAAAGACAAACAGAAAGTGGCTTCCTAATTTGCAGTATAAAAAAATCAATATAGATGGGGCAGAGACTAGAGTACGACTTTGTACCCGATGTTTAAGAAGCAAAACAAAAATTAAAGCTAAGAAAAGTTAAATATTACTTTCCTTGCGATTTTAGGACGACAACTTTTAGTTCTTGAGGCAGATTAGCTGCCTTTATTTTTAATTTATCTTCTTGTTCAACCTTTCCTTCGAATTTTTTCTGAAATTTATCTACTGGTTCTAATTCTAAAGGTGTATTAACTCCGGGTATTTTATAGTGCATAGGGATTACGATTTTTGGTTCAATTTCTCCTACAATTTTTGCCGCTTCTTCGCCGTCAATTGTATAAGTTGATCCAACAGGAATCATGAGAATATCAACTGTGCCAAGTTTATCAATTTCATCATCACTTAGGTCTTGTCCAAGGTCTCCAAGGTGACAAATTTTGATTCCTTCAAACTCCATTAAATATATCGTTATCTTGCCGCGTTCTTCACCATTCTTTTTATCATGAAATGCTGTTATTCCTGTTACTGTAGCTCCTGCTACTTCATATTCTCCGGGAGAGTTTATTTCATAAGGATTTCCAGAAACTCCTTGACGGTAGTTATGGTCATGATGCTCATGAGTTATAAGCAATAGATTTGCGGATAAACTTTTTGGTAATTTTAAGCCAGTAGCAGGATCAAAAGGATCAATAACTAAAGTACTGTCCTTACCTTCTAATTTGAAACAAGCTTGTCCTAACCAAGTAATTTCCATATTTATATTAAAGGCTTCTTACCTTAAGCTTCTTTACTTTAATGGATGTGGCTTTAGGTAAAGAAATAGTTAAAATACCGTCTTTGAAGACTGCCTTTGCTTTATCTGCTGCAACGCCAACAGGTAATATAACGGATCTGGAAAATGATCCCCAGTAGCATTCTTGGCAGTAGTAATCTTCTTGTTTAGTTTCTTTTTCTTTTTTTCTTTCTCCTCGAACTGTTACTGCATCGTCATTTATAGAAATATCAATATCTTCCGGTTTTACGCCTGCGATAGGAGCTTTGATGACTATTTCATCTCCCGATTGAAAAACATCTATTGCTAACTGGCCTTCTAGTTCTTCCATCCATTCATTAGTATTCGAAATTTCAGGGATTTTGTTCATTTCAGATTCAATAATATCTATGTCTTTTTCCTTTGTTTCTTTAGGCTTTTTTCCTAGCATTTTTCCTCCTGAAGCTCCGGAATATATATTTCTTACCGGAGCTGAAGTCCGCCAAAAACTTTAGTGAGGGCGGGCATGATTATTATTTATTTGATTAATTGCATAGCAACTAAAATACGAGATAATTTCTTACTAAATTATAGAAAAGTTTTTATAAACATACAAGGGTGATTTTATGTACTTTGCTTTATTTTTTTATGAAATTATAATATTTATATTGATTAATTCAGCAAAAAAATTTCTAATAGATTTATTTTTCCCTCCCCATTGTGTTAATTGCAATAAAGAGGGTGATTGGCTATGTAATGATTGTCAAGGAAGAATAAAAATTATTAATTCTATTTTTTGTTCCAAATGCAACATGCTTACAACAGATAGAAAACTTTGCGATTCTTGTAGAAGAAATTCTAATTTAAAAGGGATATTATTTCTCGGCTATTATAGTGACGAGATATTAAAAAAAGCTATCTGGGGATTCAAATACAATTTTGTAAAAGAAGTTGGTCAATCACTTTCACTGTTGCTTGCTGATTATTTAGAGGGGAAATTGGATTTTGATGATGGTGTTTTAGTTGCCGTTCCTTTAAATAAACATAGATTAAGCTGGAGAGGATTTAATCAATCTGAAATCTTAGCAAGGGGTATTTCGGATAAATTAAATATTCCATTTCAAAAAAATGTTCTAGAGAGAGTTAAAAATACACAGAGCCAAATAGGACTGTCAAGAAAAGAAAGATTAGAAAATGTTGCCTCGGCCTTTAAGGTAGTTGATAAAATCGATCAAAAAAGGGTATTTTTGGTTGATGATGTTTTTACAACTGGCTCAACATTGGAAGAATGCGCGAAAGAATTAAAAGAATTCGGAGTAAAAGAAGTTTGGGGAGTTGTTTTAGCTAAGGATTAATCGCTAATGCAATCGCGAATTTTCGCAAATAATTTGTTATAATTGTTTTAGGGATTGAAAGGTTTTGTCTGGAAGGGTCGCATAGTGGCTTATTCGGATAGTCTTGTCAGCTCAAGGCTGATCCGCCTGGGGCGGAAAAACTGTTTAATATTAACAATTATATGTATTACGTTTATATTATTTATAGTAGTAAATTAGATAAGACTTATAAAGGCTCTACGGATAATTTGAGGGAGAGGATTGATAGTCATAATAACCGTAAAGTTAAATCTACTAAATTAGGGATTCCTTGGAAACT
This is a stretch of genomic DNA from bacterium CG_4_10_14_0_2_um_filter_33_32. It encodes these proteins:
- a CDS encoding endonuclease, whose translation is MYYVYIIYSSKLDKTYKGSTDNLRERIDSHNNRKVKSTKLGIPWKLIYYEAFISKVDAKREELFLKSGKGRERLQYLLQNTLKKR
- the rpmB gene encoding 50S ribosomal protein L28, which produces MMRVCDICGKGTTFGHNVSHSNRKTNRKWLPNLQYKKINIDGAETRVRLCTRCLRSKTKIKAKKS
- a CDS encoding ComF family protein, with the translated sequence MYFALFFYEIIIFILINSAKKFLIDLFFPPHCVNCNKEGDWLCNDCQGRIKIINSIFCSKCNMLTTDRKLCDSCRRNSNLKGILFLGYYSDEILKKAIWGFKYNFVKEVGQSLSLLLADYLEGKLDFDDGVLVAVPLNKHRLSWRGFNQSEILARGISDKLNIPFQKNVLERVKNTQSQIGLSRKERLENVASAFKVVDKIDQKRVFLVDDVFTTGSTLEECAKELKEFGVKEVWGVVLAKD
- a CDS encoding MBL fold metallo-hydrolase is translated as MEITWLGQACFKLEGKDSTLVIDPFDPATGLKLPKSLSANLLLITHEHHDHNYRQGVSGNPYEINSPGEYEVAGATVTGITAFHDKKNGEERGKITIYLMEFEGIKICHLGDLGQDLSDDEIDKLGTVDILMIPVGSTYTIDGEEAAKIVGEIEPKIVIPMHYKIPGVNTPLELEPVDKFQKKFEGKVEQEDKLKIKAANLPQELKVVVLKSQGK